Proteins from a single region of Gossypium arboreum isolate Shixiya-1 chromosome 1, ASM2569848v2, whole genome shotgun sequence:
- the LOC108480520 gene encoding protein TIC 22, chloroplastic isoform X2 has translation MEFPKPPPFPSNPLLSLSTFIHRLGAELATRLHHTNRLASNFAAGFSPSATSHHRPLFASVSQPKAAVAAAATLNPEQVAKTLAGTAVYTVSNSNNEFVLISDPNGAKSIGLLCFRQEDAEAFLAQVRLRRRELRSNAKVVPITLDQVYSLKVEGIAFRFLPDPIQIKNALELKSGDIKSGFDGVPVFQSDLLVVRKKNKRYCPIYFNKEDIEKELSKVSRASRGPGVSQQIMYSFHPICWSRLEAWKTF, from the exons atggaattcCCAAAACCTCCTCCATTCCCCTCAAACCCTCTCTTATCCCTCTCCACCTTCATCCACCGTCTCGGCGCTGAGCTCGCCACCCGCCTCCACCATACCAACCGTCTTGCCTCCAACTTTGCCGCCGGTTTCTCCCCCTCTGCGACTTCCCACCATCGTCCGCTCTTTGCCTCAGTTTCTCAGCCGAAGGCTGCGGTAGCGGCGGCTGCCACGTTGAATCCCGAGCAAGTTGCGAAAACTCTAGCCGGCACCGCTGTCTATACAGTGAGCAACTCCAACAATGAGTTCGTGCTTATCTCTGATCCCAATGGAGCCAAGTCTATTGGCTTACTTTGCTTTCGCCAAGAAGACGCCGAGGCTTTTCTTGCTCAG gTTCGATTACGGAGAAGGGAGCTGAGAAGTAATGCTAAAGTCGTGCCGATTACACTTGATCAG gTATACTCACTGAAGGTTGAAGGAATTGCATTTCGTTTTCTACCGGATCCAATTCAAATAAAGAATGCACTAGAG CTGAAATCTGGTGACATCAAAAGTGGGTTCGATGGAGTTCCAGTTTTCCAG TCTGACCTCCTTGTTGTGAGGAAGAAAAACAAGCGTTACTGCCCAATATATTTCAATAAG GAAGATATTGAAAAAGAACTTTCAAAGGTTTCAAGGGCATCGAGAGGACCTGGTGTTTCTCAGCAAATCATG TATTCATTTCATCCAATATGTTGGAGCAGGTTGGAAGCTTGGAAGACGTTCTGA
- the LOC108481187 gene encoding uncharacterized protein LOC108481187, translating to MVAELQEKETTKCFFAVEIDDKKTILITGGAGFIGTHTMVQLLNEGFKVSIIDNHDNSIIEAIDRVKKLVGPELSKKLQFNLESKFFSIFYSKDETFVDDLRNRDDLDKLFSKTKLLRRVSVTLVSNGLLGSPMVQWKNYFGEPNQESMHKERIRKKRFEKYTFRTLKIGRNHFCFNPLRVLPIQSRNRIAPAST from the exons ATGGTTGCAGAGTTGCAAGAAAAAGAAACGACCAAGTGTTTTTTTGCTGTTGAAATCGATGATAAG AAAACTATTCTTATTACTGGTGGTGCTGGGTTCATTGGCACTCACACTATGGTACAACTACTCAATGAAGGTTTTAAAGTGTCAATTATTGACAATCATGATAACTCTATTATTGAAGCTATTGATAGGGTTAAGAAATTAGTGGGTCCTGAACTCTCTAAGAAACTCCAGTTCAACTTGGAAAGCAAATTTTTTTCCATCTTTTACTCCAAAGATGAAACCTTTGTT GATGATTTGAGGAACAGGGATGACTTGGACAAGCTTTTCTCTAAAACAAA GTTGTTGAGGAGAGTGTCGGTAACCCTTGTCAGTAATGGGTTGCTGGGAAGCCCTATGGTGCAGTGGAAAAATTATTTTGGCGAACCAAACCAGGAATCTATGCACAAGGAACGAATCAGGAAGAAAAGGTTTGAAAAATATACCTTTCGTACTCTAAAAATAGGAAGGAACCACTTCTGTTTTAATCCCCTTCGAGTGCTGCCGATCCAAAGCCGCAACAGAATTGCCCCAGCCTCTACATAG
- the LOC108480520 gene encoding protein TIC 22, chloroplastic isoform X1: protein MEFPKPPPFPSNPLLSLSTFIHRLGAELATRLHHTNRLASNFAAGFSPSATSHHRPLFASVSQPKAAVAAAATLNPEQVAKTLAGTAVYTVSNSNNEFVLISDPNGAKSIGLLCFRQEDAEAFLAQVRLRRRELRSNAKVVPITLDQVYSLKVEGIAFRFLPDPIQIKNALELKSGDIKSGFDGVPVFQSDLLVVRKKNKRYCPIYFNKEDIEKELSKVSRASRGPGVSQQIMVGSLEDVLKKMEMSEKNSGWEDLIFIPPGKSYSQHLQDVVKV from the exons atggaattcCCAAAACCTCCTCCATTCCCCTCAAACCCTCTCTTATCCCTCTCCACCTTCATCCACCGTCTCGGCGCTGAGCTCGCCACCCGCCTCCACCATACCAACCGTCTTGCCTCCAACTTTGCCGCCGGTTTCTCCCCCTCTGCGACTTCCCACCATCGTCCGCTCTTTGCCTCAGTTTCTCAGCCGAAGGCTGCGGTAGCGGCGGCTGCCACGTTGAATCCCGAGCAAGTTGCGAAAACTCTAGCCGGCACCGCTGTCTATACAGTGAGCAACTCCAACAATGAGTTCGTGCTTATCTCTGATCCCAATGGAGCCAAGTCTATTGGCTTACTTTGCTTTCGCCAAGAAGACGCCGAGGCTTTTCTTGCTCAG gTTCGATTACGGAGAAGGGAGCTGAGAAGTAATGCTAAAGTCGTGCCGATTACACTTGATCAG gTATACTCACTGAAGGTTGAAGGAATTGCATTTCGTTTTCTACCGGATCCAATTCAAATAAAGAATGCACTAGAG CTGAAATCTGGTGACATCAAAAGTGGGTTCGATGGAGTTCCAGTTTTCCAG TCTGACCTCCTTGTTGTGAGGAAGAAAAACAAGCGTTACTGCCCAATATATTTCAATAAG GAAGATATTGAAAAAGAACTTTCAAAGGTTTCAAGGGCATCGAGAGGACCTGGTGTTTCTCAGCAAATCATG GTTGGAAGCTTGGAAGACGTTCTGAAGAAAATGGAG ATGAGCGAGAAAAACTCGGGCTGGGAAGATCTAATATTCATTCCACCCGGTAAAAGCTATTCTCAACACCTCCAAGATGTGGTGAAAGTATGA
- the LOC128280480 gene encoding mitochondrial outer membrane protein porin of 36 kDa-like, whose product MVFSSPATVYGQPEKIPCVEDFELKVVNLYIELQYLHEYARISSSIGLTAKPIVKFSSVLRTNVLTLGIDISFDTKVWNFTKCNTGLSFTNADLIAFLAFHVVMNEKGDSVNASYYHIVNPLTNIVVGVEVTHRFSSNVNTVTMGTQHALDPLTTIKAPVNNADKASTLIQHEWSPKSLFTNFREVDTKSIDKSPKVKLALTLKL is encoded by the exons ATGGTATTCTCATCCCCTGCAACTGTATATGGCCAACCAGAAAAAATACCATGTGTTGAGGATTTTGAGTTGAAGGTCGTGAATCTTTAT ATTGAACTCCAGTATTTGCATGAGTATGCTAGGATAAGCTCAAGCATTGGATTGACTGCCAAACCGATAGTTAAGTTCTCGAGTGTGCTTAGAACAAATGTTCTTACACTAGGTATCGATATCTCATTCGACACAAAGGTTTGGAATTTTACCAAATGCAACACGGGATTGAGCTTCACCAATGCAGACCTTATTGCTTTTTTGGCTTTTCATGTGGTTAT GAATGAAAAGGGTGATTCAGTTAACGCATCTTATTACCATATTGTGAATCCATTGACCAACATTGTTGTTGGTGTTGAGGTGACCCACAGGTTCTCTAGCAATGTGAACACTGTCACTATGGGTACACAACATGCATTGGATCCATTAACCACAATCAAGGCACCGGTGAACAATGCCGACAAGGCAAGCACACTCATTCAGCACGAGTGGAGCCCGAAATCCCTCTTTACCAATTTTAGAGAGgtggatacaaagtccatcgaTAAGAGCCCTAAGGTCAAACTTGCTTTGACACTCAAGCTTTGA